In a genomic window of Struthio camelus isolate bStrCam1 chromosome 20, bStrCam1.hap1, whole genome shotgun sequence:
- the RALGDS gene encoding ral guanine nucleotide dissociation stimulator isoform X1 yields the protein MVSRRRAAPHHAAAPAPEKMFEGCRRARSLWGGVRLEVAGERSPVVLHSFTQLDPDLPPLESSTQEIGEELEDGVIYSISLRKVQLHHTANKGQRWLGFENESALNLYETCKVRTIKAGTLEKLVEYLVSAFKGNDSTYVTIFLCTYRAFATTKQVLDLLLNRYGKLHVQANGDHARHAVDERMELKNTISSILGAWLDQYSEDFRKPPDFACLKQLISYVRHNIPGSDLERRARILLAQFQQQEHSETEAEAVDHGGCPFQLVEENGVGEGKSDFLSFSPEMVAEQFTLMDAELFKKVVPYHCLGCIWSQRDKKGKEHLAPTIRATVSQFNSVANCVIATCLGDRSLKPQQRAKVVERWIEVARECRILKNFSSLRAILSALQCNAVHRLKKTWDEVLRESLRTFQELSEIFSDENNHSLSRELLIKEGTSKFATLEINPKRAQKRQQQQREMGVMQGTIPYLGTFLTDLVMLDTAMKDFLDGGLINFEKRRKEFEVIAQIKLLQSACNNYSFTQEDRFVDWFHSLERLSEAESYGLSCEIEPLSESASNTLKAKKNTGIIKRWSDRQPPSTEPCTSGSSHSKSFDQLKCGQYLCSGDTTDSVSVTSAGSSSSDVEEINISFIPESPDCQEKKVRGSSQGPACAPGVSRQHVYAPSLADRGAEPTVSSPTPLLPALQFWESTSLSSLDTSGIGSGSSSASSSSVSSTPVTASRTHKRSVSGISSYSSLSLPLYNQQVDDCCIIRVSLAVDNGNMYKSILVTSQDKTPVVIRKAMAKHNLDGDRPEDYELVQIISEERELKIPDNANVFYAMNSAANYDFVLKKRGFSKGVKIKHGSSSTLPRMKQKGLKIAKGIF from the exons AGCTCCACACAGGAGATCGGAGAAGAGCTGGAGGACGGTGTCATCTACAGCATATCGCTCCGGAAAGTGCAGCTCCATCACACGGCCAACAAAGGGCAACGCTGGCTGGGG TTTGAGAACGAGTCTGCCTTAAACCTCTACGAGACGTGTAAAGTGCGGACGATAAAAGCTGGGACCTTGGAGAAGCTGGTGGAGTACCTGGTCTCGGCCTTCAAGGGCAATGACTCCACCTACGTCACTATCTTTCTGTGCACTTACCGGGCCTTCGCCACCACCAAGCAAGTGCTGGACCTGCTGCTTAACAG GTATGGCAAACTCCACGTGCAGGCAAACGGGGACCACGCCAGGCATGCTGTGGACGAGAGGATGGAGCTGAAGAA CACCATCTCCTCCATCCTGGGCGCCTGGCTGGACCAGTACTCCGAGGACTTCCGCAAGCCCCCAGACTTTGCCTGCCTCAAGCAGCTCATCTCCTACGTGCGCCACAACATCCCCGGCTCGGACCTGGAGCGCCGAGCCCGCATCTTGCTGGCCCAGTTCCAGCAGCAAGAGCACAGCGAGACCGAGGCAGAAG CTGTGGACCACGGTGGCTGCCCGTTCCAACTGGTGGAGGAGAACGGGGTCGGGGAGGGGAAGTCggacttcctttccttctccccagaGATGGTGGCAGAGCAGTTCACACTGATGGACGCT GAGCTGTTTAAGAAAGTGGTGCCTTACCACTGCCTGGGCTGCATCTGGTCCCAGCGAGATAAGAAAGGCAAAGAGCATCTGGCGCCCACCATCCGTGCCACCGTCTCACAGTTCAATAGTGTGGCCAACTGCGTCATTGCCACGTGTCTCGGAGACCGATCGCTGAAGCCACAGCAGAGGGCAAAAGTGGTGGAGCGGTGGATTGAGGTGGCTCGG GAATGCCGCATCCTGAAGAACTTCTCCTCCCTCCGAGCcatcctctcagctctgcagtgtAATGCAGTTCACCGGCTAAAGAAGACCTGGGACGAGGTCCTACG GGAGAGCCTCCGCACTTTCCAAGAGCTGTCAGAAATCTTCTCCGATGAGAACAACCACTCTCTGAGCCGGGAACTTCTCATTAAG GAGGGCACGTCCAAATTCGCCACCTTGGAGATCAACCCGAAGAGGGCTcagaagcggcagcagcagcagcgagagaTG GGCGTGATGCAGGGCACCATTCCCTACCTCGGCACCTTCCTCACAGACCTGGTGATGCTCGACACTGCCATGAAGGACTTCCTGGAC ggAGGGCTGATCAACtttgagaagagaaggaag GAGTTTGAAGTCATCGCCCAGATCAAGCTGCTTCAGTCGGCCTGCAACAACTACAGCTTCACGCAGGAGGACCGTTTTGTGGACTGGTTCCACAGCCTGGAGCGGCTGAGCGAGGCCGAGAG CTATGGGCTGTCGTGCGAGATCGAGCCCCTGTCGGAGTCGGCCAGCAATACATTGAAGGCGAAGAAAAACACGGGTATCATCAAGCGATGGAGCGA ccggcagccgccAAGCACCGAGCCCTGCACCAGTGGCAGCTCCCACTCGAAATCCTTCGACCAGCTCAAGTGTGGGCAGTACCTGTGCAGCGGGGACACCACCGACTCGGTGAGCGTCACGTCCGCCGGCTCCAGCAGCTCCGACGTGGAGGAGATCAACATCAGCTTCATCCCTGAGTCCCCCGACTGCCAGGAGAAGAAGGTACGGGGCAGCTCGCAGGGCCCTGCCTGCGCCCCGGGCGTCAGCAGGCAG cacgTGTATGCCCCGTCTCTGGCTGACAGAGGAGCTGAACCCACCGTGTCCTCTCCgacccctctcctccctgctctccagtTCTGGGAATccacctctctctcctccctggaCACGTCGGGGATCGGCTcaggctccagcagtgcctcGTCCTCTTCCGTCTCCTCCACGCCGGTGACGGCCTCCCGCACCCACAAGCGCTCCGTCTCCGGCATCTCCAGCTATTCCTCCCTCTCACTGCCCCTCTACAACCAGCAGGTCGACGACTGCTGCATCATCCGCGTCAGCCTGGCCGTGGACAACGGCAACATGTACAAGAGCATCCTG GTAACGAGCCAAGATAAGACCCCGGTCGTTATTCGCAAGGCCATGGCCAAACACAACTTGGATGGGGACCGGCCCGAAGACTACGAGCTTGTCCAGATCATCTCGGAGGAGAGGG AGCTGAAAATCCCCGACAACGCCAACGTCTTCTACGCCATGAACTCTGCCGCCAACTACGACTTTGTGCTCAAGAAGAGGGGCTTCTCCAAGGGGGTGAAGATCAAGCACGGCTCGAGCTCCACCCTGCCCCGGATGAAGCAGAAAGGCCTGAAGATCGCCAAAGGCATCTTCTAG
- the RALGDS gene encoding ral guanine nucleotide dissociation stimulator isoform X11: MSSPSIPGKMEAKPLFNVQKALVQPVQMCMLDIPLSVQDDDSSTQEIGEELEDGVIYSISLRKVQLHHTANKGQRWLGFENESALNLYETCKVRTIKAGTLEKLVEYLVSAFKGNDSTYVTIFLCTYRAFATTKQVLDLLLNRYGKLHVQANGDHARHAVDERMELKNTISSILGAWLDQYSEDFRKPPDFACLKQLISYVRHNIPGSDLERRARILLAQFQQQEHSETEAEAVDHGGCPFQLVEENGVGEGKSDFLSFSPEMVAEQFTLMDAELFKKVVPYHCLGCIWSQRDKKGKEHLAPTIRATVSQFNSVANCVIATCLGDRSLKPQQRAKVVERWIEVARECRILKNFSSLRAILSALQCNAVHRLKKTWDEVLRESLRTFQELSEIFSDENNHSLSRELLIKEGTSKFATLEINPKRAQKRQQQQREMGVMQGTIPYLGTFLTDLVMLDTAMKDFLDGGLINFEKRRKEFEVIAQIKLLQSACNNYSFTQEDRFVDWFHSLERLSEAESYGLSCEIEPLSESASNTLKAKKNTGIIKRWSDRQPPSTEPCTSGSSHSKSFDQLKCGQYLCSGDTTDSVSVTSAGSSSSDVEEINISFIPESPDCQEKKFWESTSLSSLDTSGIGSGSSSASSSSVSSTPVTASRTHKRSVSGISSYSSLSLPLYNQQVDDCCIIRVSLAVDNGNMYKSILVTSQDKTPVVIRKAMAKHNLDGDRPEDYELVQIISEERELKIPDNANVFYAMNSAANYDFVLKKRGFSKGVKIKHGSSSTLPRMKQKGLKIAKGIF; this comes from the exons AGCTCCACACAGGAGATCGGAGAAGAGCTGGAGGACGGTGTCATCTACAGCATATCGCTCCGGAAAGTGCAGCTCCATCACACGGCCAACAAAGGGCAACGCTGGCTGGGG TTTGAGAACGAGTCTGCCTTAAACCTCTACGAGACGTGTAAAGTGCGGACGATAAAAGCTGGGACCTTGGAGAAGCTGGTGGAGTACCTGGTCTCGGCCTTCAAGGGCAATGACTCCACCTACGTCACTATCTTTCTGTGCACTTACCGGGCCTTCGCCACCACCAAGCAAGTGCTGGACCTGCTGCTTAACAG GTATGGCAAACTCCACGTGCAGGCAAACGGGGACCACGCCAGGCATGCTGTGGACGAGAGGATGGAGCTGAAGAA CACCATCTCCTCCATCCTGGGCGCCTGGCTGGACCAGTACTCCGAGGACTTCCGCAAGCCCCCAGACTTTGCCTGCCTCAAGCAGCTCATCTCCTACGTGCGCCACAACATCCCCGGCTCGGACCTGGAGCGCCGAGCCCGCATCTTGCTGGCCCAGTTCCAGCAGCAAGAGCACAGCGAGACCGAGGCAGAAG CTGTGGACCACGGTGGCTGCCCGTTCCAACTGGTGGAGGAGAACGGGGTCGGGGAGGGGAAGTCggacttcctttccttctccccagaGATGGTGGCAGAGCAGTTCACACTGATGGACGCT GAGCTGTTTAAGAAAGTGGTGCCTTACCACTGCCTGGGCTGCATCTGGTCCCAGCGAGATAAGAAAGGCAAAGAGCATCTGGCGCCCACCATCCGTGCCACCGTCTCACAGTTCAATAGTGTGGCCAACTGCGTCATTGCCACGTGTCTCGGAGACCGATCGCTGAAGCCACAGCAGAGGGCAAAAGTGGTGGAGCGGTGGATTGAGGTGGCTCGG GAATGCCGCATCCTGAAGAACTTCTCCTCCCTCCGAGCcatcctctcagctctgcagtgtAATGCAGTTCACCGGCTAAAGAAGACCTGGGACGAGGTCCTACG GGAGAGCCTCCGCACTTTCCAAGAGCTGTCAGAAATCTTCTCCGATGAGAACAACCACTCTCTGAGCCGGGAACTTCTCATTAAG GAGGGCACGTCCAAATTCGCCACCTTGGAGATCAACCCGAAGAGGGCTcagaagcggcagcagcagcagcgagagaTG GGCGTGATGCAGGGCACCATTCCCTACCTCGGCACCTTCCTCACAGACCTGGTGATGCTCGACACTGCCATGAAGGACTTCCTGGAC ggAGGGCTGATCAACtttgagaagagaaggaag GAGTTTGAAGTCATCGCCCAGATCAAGCTGCTTCAGTCGGCCTGCAACAACTACAGCTTCACGCAGGAGGACCGTTTTGTGGACTGGTTCCACAGCCTGGAGCGGCTGAGCGAGGCCGAGAG CTATGGGCTGTCGTGCGAGATCGAGCCCCTGTCGGAGTCGGCCAGCAATACATTGAAGGCGAAGAAAAACACGGGTATCATCAAGCGATGGAGCGA ccggcagccgccAAGCACCGAGCCCTGCACCAGTGGCAGCTCCCACTCGAAATCCTTCGACCAGCTCAAGTGTGGGCAGTACCTGTGCAGCGGGGACACCACCGACTCGGTGAGCGTCACGTCCGCCGGCTCCAGCAGCTCCGACGTGGAGGAGATCAACATCAGCTTCATCCCTGAGTCCCCCGACTGCCAGGAGAAGAAG tTCTGGGAATccacctctctctcctccctggaCACGTCGGGGATCGGCTcaggctccagcagtgcctcGTCCTCTTCCGTCTCCTCCACGCCGGTGACGGCCTCCCGCACCCACAAGCGCTCCGTCTCCGGCATCTCCAGCTATTCCTCCCTCTCACTGCCCCTCTACAACCAGCAGGTCGACGACTGCTGCATCATCCGCGTCAGCCTGGCCGTGGACAACGGCAACATGTACAAGAGCATCCTG GTAACGAGCCAAGATAAGACCCCGGTCGTTATTCGCAAGGCCATGGCCAAACACAACTTGGATGGGGACCGGCCCGAAGACTACGAGCTTGTCCAGATCATCTCGGAGGAGAGGG AGCTGAAAATCCCCGACAACGCCAACGTCTTCTACGCCATGAACTCTGCCGCCAACTACGACTTTGTGCTCAAGAAGAGGGGCTTCTCCAAGGGGGTGAAGATCAAGCACGGCTCGAGCTCCACCCTGCCCCGGATGAAGCAGAAAGGCCTGAAGATCGCCAAAGGCATCTTCTAG
- the RALGDS gene encoding ral guanine nucleotide dissociation stimulator isoform X13 translates to MMIDTQSSTQEIGEELEDGVIYSISLRKVQLHHTANKGQRWLGFENESALNLYETCKVRTIKAGTLEKLVEYLVSAFKGNDSTYVTIFLCTYRAFATTKQVLDLLLNRYGKLHVQANGDHARHAVDERMELKNTISSILGAWLDQYSEDFRKPPDFACLKQLISYVRHNIPGSDLERRARILLAQFQQQEHSETEAEAVDHGGCPFQLVEENGVGEGKSDFLSFSPEMVAEQFTLMDAELFKKVVPYHCLGCIWSQRDKKGKEHLAPTIRATVSQFNSVANCVIATCLGDRSLKPQQRAKVVERWIEVARECRILKNFSSLRAILSALQCNAVHRLKKTWDEVLRESLRTFQELSEIFSDENNHSLSRELLIKEGTSKFATLEINPKRAQKRQQQQREMGVMQGTIPYLGTFLTDLVMLDTAMKDFLDGGLINFEKRRKEFEVIAQIKLLQSACNNYSFTQEDRFVDWFHSLERLSEAESYGLSCEIEPLSESASNTLKAKKNTGIIKRWSDRQPPSTEPCTSGSSHSKSFDQLKCGQYLCSGDTTDSVSVTSAGSSSSDVEEINISFIPESPDCQEKKFWESTSLSSLDTSGIGSGSSSASSSSVSSTPVTASRTHKRSVSGISSYSSLSLPLYNQQVDDCCIIRVSLAVDNGNMYKSILVTSQDKTPVVIRKAMAKHNLDGDRPEDYELVQIISEERELKIPDNANVFYAMNSAANYDFVLKKRGFSKGVKIKHGSSSTLPRMKQKGLKIAKGIF, encoded by the exons AGCTCCACACAGGAGATCGGAGAAGAGCTGGAGGACGGTGTCATCTACAGCATATCGCTCCGGAAAGTGCAGCTCCATCACACGGCCAACAAAGGGCAACGCTGGCTGGGG TTTGAGAACGAGTCTGCCTTAAACCTCTACGAGACGTGTAAAGTGCGGACGATAAAAGCTGGGACCTTGGAGAAGCTGGTGGAGTACCTGGTCTCGGCCTTCAAGGGCAATGACTCCACCTACGTCACTATCTTTCTGTGCACTTACCGGGCCTTCGCCACCACCAAGCAAGTGCTGGACCTGCTGCTTAACAG GTATGGCAAACTCCACGTGCAGGCAAACGGGGACCACGCCAGGCATGCTGTGGACGAGAGGATGGAGCTGAAGAA CACCATCTCCTCCATCCTGGGCGCCTGGCTGGACCAGTACTCCGAGGACTTCCGCAAGCCCCCAGACTTTGCCTGCCTCAAGCAGCTCATCTCCTACGTGCGCCACAACATCCCCGGCTCGGACCTGGAGCGCCGAGCCCGCATCTTGCTGGCCCAGTTCCAGCAGCAAGAGCACAGCGAGACCGAGGCAGAAG CTGTGGACCACGGTGGCTGCCCGTTCCAACTGGTGGAGGAGAACGGGGTCGGGGAGGGGAAGTCggacttcctttccttctccccagaGATGGTGGCAGAGCAGTTCACACTGATGGACGCT GAGCTGTTTAAGAAAGTGGTGCCTTACCACTGCCTGGGCTGCATCTGGTCCCAGCGAGATAAGAAAGGCAAAGAGCATCTGGCGCCCACCATCCGTGCCACCGTCTCACAGTTCAATAGTGTGGCCAACTGCGTCATTGCCACGTGTCTCGGAGACCGATCGCTGAAGCCACAGCAGAGGGCAAAAGTGGTGGAGCGGTGGATTGAGGTGGCTCGG GAATGCCGCATCCTGAAGAACTTCTCCTCCCTCCGAGCcatcctctcagctctgcagtgtAATGCAGTTCACCGGCTAAAGAAGACCTGGGACGAGGTCCTACG GGAGAGCCTCCGCACTTTCCAAGAGCTGTCAGAAATCTTCTCCGATGAGAACAACCACTCTCTGAGCCGGGAACTTCTCATTAAG GAGGGCACGTCCAAATTCGCCACCTTGGAGATCAACCCGAAGAGGGCTcagaagcggcagcagcagcagcgagagaTG GGCGTGATGCAGGGCACCATTCCCTACCTCGGCACCTTCCTCACAGACCTGGTGATGCTCGACACTGCCATGAAGGACTTCCTGGAC ggAGGGCTGATCAACtttgagaagagaaggaag GAGTTTGAAGTCATCGCCCAGATCAAGCTGCTTCAGTCGGCCTGCAACAACTACAGCTTCACGCAGGAGGACCGTTTTGTGGACTGGTTCCACAGCCTGGAGCGGCTGAGCGAGGCCGAGAG CTATGGGCTGTCGTGCGAGATCGAGCCCCTGTCGGAGTCGGCCAGCAATACATTGAAGGCGAAGAAAAACACGGGTATCATCAAGCGATGGAGCGA ccggcagccgccAAGCACCGAGCCCTGCACCAGTGGCAGCTCCCACTCGAAATCCTTCGACCAGCTCAAGTGTGGGCAGTACCTGTGCAGCGGGGACACCACCGACTCGGTGAGCGTCACGTCCGCCGGCTCCAGCAGCTCCGACGTGGAGGAGATCAACATCAGCTTCATCCCTGAGTCCCCCGACTGCCAGGAGAAGAAG tTCTGGGAATccacctctctctcctccctggaCACGTCGGGGATCGGCTcaggctccagcagtgcctcGTCCTCTTCCGTCTCCTCCACGCCGGTGACGGCCTCCCGCACCCACAAGCGCTCCGTCTCCGGCATCTCCAGCTATTCCTCCCTCTCACTGCCCCTCTACAACCAGCAGGTCGACGACTGCTGCATCATCCGCGTCAGCCTGGCCGTGGACAACGGCAACATGTACAAGAGCATCCTG GTAACGAGCCAAGATAAGACCCCGGTCGTTATTCGCAAGGCCATGGCCAAACACAACTTGGATGGGGACCGGCCCGAAGACTACGAGCTTGTCCAGATCATCTCGGAGGAGAGGG AGCTGAAAATCCCCGACAACGCCAACGTCTTCTACGCCATGAACTCTGCCGCCAACTACGACTTTGTGCTCAAGAAGAGGGGCTTCTCCAAGGGGGTGAAGATCAAGCACGGCTCGAGCTCCACCCTGCCCCGGATGAAGCAGAAAGGCCTGAAGATCGCCAAAGGCATCTTCTAG
- the RALGDS gene encoding ral guanine nucleotide dissociation stimulator isoform X10: MSSTQEIGEELEDGVIYSISLRKVQLHHTANKGQRWLGFENESALNLYETCKVRTIKAGTLEKLVEYLVSAFKGNDSTYVTIFLCTYRAFATTKQVLDLLLNRYGKLHVQANGDHARHAVDERMELKNTISSILGAWLDQYSEDFRKPPDFACLKQLISYVRHNIPGSDLERRARILLAQFQQQEHSETEAEAVDHGGCPFQLVEENGVGEGKSDFLSFSPEMVAEQFTLMDAELFKKVVPYHCLGCIWSQRDKKGKEHLAPTIRATVSQFNSVANCVIATCLGDRSLKPQQRAKVVERWIEVARECRILKNFSSLRAILSALQCNAVHRLKKTWDEVLRESLRTFQELSEIFSDENNHSLSRELLIKEGTSKFATLEINPKRAQKRQQQQREMGVMQGTIPYLGTFLTDLVMLDTAMKDFLDGGLINFEKRRKEFEVIAQIKLLQSACNNYSFTQEDRFVDWFHSLERLSEAESYGLSCEIEPLSESASNTLKAKKNTGIIKRWSDRQPPSTEPCTSGSSHSKSFDQLKCGQYLCSGDTTDSVSVTSAGSSSSDVEEINISFIPESPDCQEKKVRGSSQGPACAPGVSRQHVYAPSLADRGAEPTVSSPTPLLPALQFWESTSLSSLDTSGIGSGSSSASSSSVSSTPVTASRTHKRSVSGISSYSSLSLPLYNQQVDDCCIIRVSLAVDNGNMYKSILVTSQDKTPVVIRKAMAKHNLDGDRPEDYELVQIISEERELKIPDNANVFYAMNSAANYDFVLKKRGFSKGVKIKHGSSSTLPRMKQKGLKIAKGIF; encoded by the exons AGCTCCACACAGGAGATCGGAGAAGAGCTGGAGGACGGTGTCATCTACAGCATATCGCTCCGGAAAGTGCAGCTCCATCACACGGCCAACAAAGGGCAACGCTGGCTGGGG TTTGAGAACGAGTCTGCCTTAAACCTCTACGAGACGTGTAAAGTGCGGACGATAAAAGCTGGGACCTTGGAGAAGCTGGTGGAGTACCTGGTCTCGGCCTTCAAGGGCAATGACTCCACCTACGTCACTATCTTTCTGTGCACTTACCGGGCCTTCGCCACCACCAAGCAAGTGCTGGACCTGCTGCTTAACAG GTATGGCAAACTCCACGTGCAGGCAAACGGGGACCACGCCAGGCATGCTGTGGACGAGAGGATGGAGCTGAAGAA CACCATCTCCTCCATCCTGGGCGCCTGGCTGGACCAGTACTCCGAGGACTTCCGCAAGCCCCCAGACTTTGCCTGCCTCAAGCAGCTCATCTCCTACGTGCGCCACAACATCCCCGGCTCGGACCTGGAGCGCCGAGCCCGCATCTTGCTGGCCCAGTTCCAGCAGCAAGAGCACAGCGAGACCGAGGCAGAAG CTGTGGACCACGGTGGCTGCCCGTTCCAACTGGTGGAGGAGAACGGGGTCGGGGAGGGGAAGTCggacttcctttccttctccccagaGATGGTGGCAGAGCAGTTCACACTGATGGACGCT GAGCTGTTTAAGAAAGTGGTGCCTTACCACTGCCTGGGCTGCATCTGGTCCCAGCGAGATAAGAAAGGCAAAGAGCATCTGGCGCCCACCATCCGTGCCACCGTCTCACAGTTCAATAGTGTGGCCAACTGCGTCATTGCCACGTGTCTCGGAGACCGATCGCTGAAGCCACAGCAGAGGGCAAAAGTGGTGGAGCGGTGGATTGAGGTGGCTCGG GAATGCCGCATCCTGAAGAACTTCTCCTCCCTCCGAGCcatcctctcagctctgcagtgtAATGCAGTTCACCGGCTAAAGAAGACCTGGGACGAGGTCCTACG GGAGAGCCTCCGCACTTTCCAAGAGCTGTCAGAAATCTTCTCCGATGAGAACAACCACTCTCTGAGCCGGGAACTTCTCATTAAG GAGGGCACGTCCAAATTCGCCACCTTGGAGATCAACCCGAAGAGGGCTcagaagcggcagcagcagcagcgagagaTG GGCGTGATGCAGGGCACCATTCCCTACCTCGGCACCTTCCTCACAGACCTGGTGATGCTCGACACTGCCATGAAGGACTTCCTGGAC ggAGGGCTGATCAACtttgagaagagaaggaag GAGTTTGAAGTCATCGCCCAGATCAAGCTGCTTCAGTCGGCCTGCAACAACTACAGCTTCACGCAGGAGGACCGTTTTGTGGACTGGTTCCACAGCCTGGAGCGGCTGAGCGAGGCCGAGAG CTATGGGCTGTCGTGCGAGATCGAGCCCCTGTCGGAGTCGGCCAGCAATACATTGAAGGCGAAGAAAAACACGGGTATCATCAAGCGATGGAGCGA ccggcagccgccAAGCACCGAGCCCTGCACCAGTGGCAGCTCCCACTCGAAATCCTTCGACCAGCTCAAGTGTGGGCAGTACCTGTGCAGCGGGGACACCACCGACTCGGTGAGCGTCACGTCCGCCGGCTCCAGCAGCTCCGACGTGGAGGAGATCAACATCAGCTTCATCCCTGAGTCCCCCGACTGCCAGGAGAAGAAGGTACGGGGCAGCTCGCAGGGCCCTGCCTGCGCCCCGGGCGTCAGCAGGCAG cacgTGTATGCCCCGTCTCTGGCTGACAGAGGAGCTGAACCCACCGTGTCCTCTCCgacccctctcctccctgctctccagtTCTGGGAATccacctctctctcctccctggaCACGTCGGGGATCGGCTcaggctccagcagtgcctcGTCCTCTTCCGTCTCCTCCACGCCGGTGACGGCCTCCCGCACCCACAAGCGCTCCGTCTCCGGCATCTCCAGCTATTCCTCCCTCTCACTGCCCCTCTACAACCAGCAGGTCGACGACTGCTGCATCATCCGCGTCAGCCTGGCCGTGGACAACGGCAACATGTACAAGAGCATCCTG GTAACGAGCCAAGATAAGACCCCGGTCGTTATTCGCAAGGCCATGGCCAAACACAACTTGGATGGGGACCGGCCCGAAGACTACGAGCTTGTCCAGATCATCTCGGAGGAGAGGG AGCTGAAAATCCCCGACAACGCCAACGTCTTCTACGCCATGAACTCTGCCGCCAACTACGACTTTGTGCTCAAGAAGAGGGGCTTCTCCAAGGGGGTGAAGATCAAGCACGGCTCGAGCTCCACCCTGCCCCGGATGAAGCAGAAAGGCCTGAAGATCGCCAAAGGCATCTTCTAG